One window from the genome of Mycolicibacterium gadium encodes:
- a CDS encoding acyl-CoA dehydrogenase family protein — MTDAANPERLLFASTTQSFLEKGASLGRLRELHAAGKSFEMDWWQRAAELGWTSLLVPEELGGGNVSGDGVADLALVAELSGRSVAPGPLHPVSIVLAGLADAPENHEQTIESLISGEIVASWAAYEPGKQWSPLDAAVTATRTDTGYRIHGVKDRVEAAGDSAALLVVARCDDAVRQFLVPTDAAGVTVEAQRSLDMVKTYARVQFDDVEVEATAVVGSAEQTPALIERQSQIAAILQCAEIVGILETVLDFTIQWGFDRHSFGRPIGSYQALKHRYADLKIWFESCRATTNAAVAEVAARSPGAEMAVSVAKSYVGEHAPGMLQDCIQLHGGIGVTWEHDLHIFLRRATLYRSLFGTPEEHNLRVYALTKNLENAS, encoded by the coding sequence GTGACCGACGCCGCAAACCCAGAACGGCTGCTGTTCGCCTCGACCACCCAGTCGTTCCTCGAGAAGGGCGCGTCGTTGGGTCGGTTGCGTGAACTGCACGCCGCCGGAAAGTCGTTCGAGATGGACTGGTGGCAGCGCGCCGCCGAACTCGGCTGGACCAGCCTGCTGGTGCCCGAGGAACTCGGCGGCGGCAACGTGTCCGGGGACGGCGTCGCCGACCTCGCCCTGGTCGCGGAATTGTCCGGCCGCAGCGTGGCACCGGGTCCGCTGCATCCCGTCAGCATCGTCCTGGCCGGTTTGGCCGACGCCCCCGAGAACCACGAGCAGACGATCGAATCGCTGATCTCAGGCGAGATCGTCGCCTCGTGGGCGGCCTACGAGCCGGGCAAACAGTGGTCGCCGCTCGATGCTGCGGTGACCGCGACGCGCACCGACACCGGATATCGCATCCACGGTGTGAAGGACCGCGTCGAAGCGGCCGGCGACAGTGCGGCGCTGCTGGTGGTGGCCCGCTGCGACGACGCGGTGCGACAGTTTTTGGTCCCCACCGACGCTGCGGGTGTCACCGTGGAAGCGCAACGGTCGCTCGACATGGTGAAGACCTATGCCCGAGTGCAATTCGACGATGTCGAGGTGGAGGCCACCGCAGTCGTCGGCTCTGCCGAGCAGACGCCGGCACTGATCGAGCGGCAGAGCCAGATCGCGGCGATCCTTCAGTGCGCCGAGATCGTCGGCATCCTGGAGACGGTGCTGGACTTCACCATCCAATGGGGATTCGACCGACATTCGTTCGGTAGGCCGATCGGCTCGTATCAGGCGCTGAAACACAGGTACGCCGACCTGAAGATCTGGTTCGAGTCGTGCCGGGCGACGACGAACGCCGCAGTGGCCGAGGTGGCCGCGCGGTCCCCGGGCGCCGAGATGGCCGTCAGCGTCGCGAAATCCTATGTGGGCGAACATGCTCCGGGCATGCTGCAGGACTGCATTCAGCTGCACGGCGGCATCGGTGTCACCTGGGAGCACGACCTGCACATCTTCCTGCGGCGGGCGACGCTGTACCGCTCGTTGTTCGGTACGCCCGAAGAGCACAATCTGCGCGTGTATGCGCTCACCAAGAATCTGGAAAATGCCTCATGA
- a CDS encoding amidohydrolase family protein produces the protein MSLPPQPSQSEGGATVTRELPYPVFDADNHFYEPKEALTQFLPDHRKGVIDYIDVRGRTKIMVRNVVSDYIPNPTFEVVARPGAQEEYFRHGSGGKSFREVMGKPMKSIPAFRNPEARLEVMDSLGLDYSLMFPTLASLVEERLKDDPDLILDIVHALNQWMYETWQFNYEDRIFSTPVINLGNVDRAIEELNWCLERGAKTVLVRPAPVPGYRGTRSLGVEEFDPFWDACVKAGIPVSMHASDSGYSEYLNDWEPGDEFKPFAPTAFRMVAMGKRPIEDTMAALVCHGALTRNPDLRILSIENGADWVPYLFKQFKNVYSKMPQGFLEDPIEAFHRCVYVAPFWEDDFAQMADLLGIDRVIFGSDWPHPEGLSQPTHLVDDLQGLDAEGQRKVMGGNMIDLFKVPNEIVHKPGVPALEFA, from the coding sequence ATGTCATTACCACCACAGCCTAGTCAGTCTGAAGGAGGCGCAACTGTGACCCGCGAACTCCCCTATCCGGTGTTCGACGCCGACAACCACTTCTACGAGCCCAAAGAGGCCCTGACCCAGTTCCTGCCGGACCACCGCAAGGGCGTCATCGACTACATCGACGTGCGCGGACGAACGAAGATCATGGTCCGCAATGTCGTCAGCGACTACATCCCGAACCCGACCTTCGAGGTGGTCGCTCGCCCGGGCGCCCAGGAGGAGTACTTCCGGCACGGCAGTGGCGGCAAGAGCTTCCGCGAGGTCATGGGCAAGCCGATGAAGTCCATTCCGGCGTTCCGCAATCCCGAGGCTCGCCTCGAGGTAATGGACAGCCTCGGCCTGGACTACTCCCTGATGTTTCCGACGCTGGCCAGCCTGGTCGAGGAGCGACTGAAGGACGACCCGGACCTGATTCTCGACATCGTCCATGCGCTGAACCAGTGGATGTACGAGACCTGGCAGTTCAACTACGAGGACCGCATCTTCTCCACGCCGGTGATCAACCTGGGCAACGTGGATCGCGCGATCGAGGAACTCAATTGGTGCCTGGAGCGCGGCGCGAAGACCGTCTTGGTGCGCCCCGCCCCGGTGCCCGGCTATCGCGGCACGCGATCCCTGGGCGTCGAGGAGTTCGACCCGTTCTGGGACGCCTGCGTCAAGGCCGGTATCCCCGTGTCGATGCACGCCTCGGACAGCGGGTACTCCGAGTACCTCAACGACTGGGAACCCGGTGACGAGTTCAAGCCGTTCGCGCCCACCGCATTCCGGATGGTCGCGATGGGCAAGCGTCCCATCGAGGACACCATGGCGGCTCTCGTGTGTCACGGAGCGCTGACCCGTAACCCGGATCTGCGCATCCTGTCGATCGAGAACGGCGCGGACTGGGTCCCCTACCTCTTCAAGCAGTTCAAGAACGTCTACTCGAAGATGCCGCAGGGCTTCCTGGAGGATCCGATCGAGGCGTTCCACCGTTGCGTGTACGTCGCACCGTTCTGGGAGGACGACTTCGCCCAGATGGCCGACCTGCTGGGCATCGACCGCGTGATCTTCGGTTCCGACTGGCCGCACCCCGAGGGCCTGTCGCAGCCGACGCACCTGGTCGACGATCTCCAGGGCCTCGACGCCGAAGGGCAGCGAAAGGTCATGGGTGGCAACATGATCGATCTGTTCAAGGTCCCGAACGAGATCGTCCACAAACCGGGTGTGCCCGCATTGGAATTCGCCTGA